From a region of the Falco peregrinus isolate bFalPer1 chromosome 5, bFalPer1.pri, whole genome shotgun sequence genome:
- the ANKS3 gene encoding ankyrin repeat and SAM domain-containing protein 3 isoform X1, translated as MSELSDEASESELLSRSLSMWHGVGQMICREELDVPLDLHTASSVGQYEVVQECIQRGDLDLNKRNCGGWTPLMYASYIGHDTIVHLLLEAGVNVNIPTPEGQTPLMLASSCGNESVAYFLLQQGAELEMKDIHGWTALFHCTSAGHQQMVKFLLDNGANANCKEPVYGYTPLMEAAASGHEIIVQYLLNHGVKADVRDNTGATARTLAMKYGHTKIVGLIDLHAAPVPKVFCRGPGKYEELSSSDESCSAPQRQRPVRRTKGPSIHDGPQALAKITAVGIGGKKQSRYEQVPPQGYVTFSDDGSCEAGDIRNRDVTSPINEQDVESSSSREDNVFFTNNLATIRSSSSSSECLTKALGVSSEGSLESNEDSDHANSPPSRKQAKSFKIKNRYSNSDSQWTHCPGKAEGSSQHLILPEPPAYTGPQDLATFLEQIGCLKYLQVFEEQDVDLRIFLTLTESDLKEIGITLFGPKRKMTSAIARWHSNARPPSDALELAYADRLEAEMQELAIQLHKRCEEVEVMKGQVCQEQKLRAVAESCLMERDETWNAIQCQLREAQAITKDAGVLLDQIKSCQAELSSRLTQDQAVGRVLDTKVQLRTGESRRPGERPVLEGWPPSLKSLSLPELSAVLEECVGEMGKALQTVIQNLQSLQAPGQSGQSWLEP; from the exons tGGAGATCTGGATTTAAATAAGAGGAATTGTGGTGGCTGGACTCCACTAATGTATGCCTCCTACATTGGCCATGACACCATTGTGCACCTACTGCTGGAAGCAGGAGTGAATGTGAACATCCCAACACCAGAAGGGCAGACGCCGCTCATGCTGGCCTCCAGCTGTGGAAATGAGAGTGTTGCTTACTTTCTTCTACAG CAAGGTGCAGAGCTGGAGATGAAGGATATTCATGGTTGGACTGCCTTATTTCACTGCACCAGTGCTGGACATCAACAGATGGTCAAGTTCTTGCTGGACAATGGGGCAAACGCCAACTGCAA GGAGCCAGTGTATGGATATACGCCTCTGATGGAAGCAGCTGCTTCTGGCCATGAGATAATTGTTCAGTACCTTCTCAATCAT GGAGTGAAGGCAGATGTCAGAGATAATACTGGAGCCACAGCACGGACGCTGGCTATGAAGTATGGACATACAAAGATTGTGGGGCTGATAGATTTGCACGCAGCCCCAGTGCCCAAGGTCTTCTGCAGGGGTCCAG GAAAATATGAAGAGCTGAGTTCCTCAGATGAATCGTGTTCTGCTCCCCAGAGACAGAGACCTGTTCGTAGGACCAAGGGTCCCAGCATCCACGATGGGCCCCAGGCTTTGGCTAAGATAACAGCAGTTGGAATTGGGGGAAAGAAGCAGTCTCGCTATG AGCAGGTCCCTCCTCAGGGCTATGTTACCTTCAGTGATGATGGCAGCTGTGAAGCAGGTGATATCCGGAACCGGGATGTTACCTCTCCAATTAATGAGCAAGAtgtggagagcagcagcagcagag aagaTAACGTGTTCTTCACCAACAACTTGGCAACcatcaggagcagcagcagcagcagtgaatgCCTCACCAAAGCCCTGGGAGTCAGCAGTGAAGGTTCCCTGGAGAGCAATGAG gattCTGACCATGCAAACAGTCCCCCTAGTCGGAAACAAGCCAAGAGTTTTAAGATCAAGAACCGTTACAGCAACAGTGATAGTCAGTGGACCCACTGCCCAGGGAAAGCTGAGGGCTCTAGTCAGCACCTGATCCTTCCTGAGCCCCCTGCCTATACAGGGCCCCAG GACCTGGCAACATTCCTTGAGCAGATTGGGTGCCTGAAATATCTGCAAGTGTTTGAGGAGCAAGATGTTGACCTCCGGATCTTCCTGACCCTCACAGAGAGTGATCTGAAGGAAATAGGCATCAC TCTGTTTGGACCAAAGAGGAAGATGACTTCTGCCATTGCCCGATGGCACAGCAACGCTCGGCCACCCAGTGATGCCCTGGAGCTGGCCTATGCGGACCGGCTGGAGGCTGAGATGCAGGAATTGGCCATTCAGCTGCATAAG AGGTGTGAAGAGGTGGAGGTGATGAAGGGCCAGGTGTGCCAGGAGCAGAAGCTGCGTGCAGTGGCTGAGAGCTGTTTGATGGAGCGGGATGAGACCTGGAATGCTATTCAGTGCCAGCTCAGAGAGGCTCAGGCCATCACCAAGGATGCTGGAGTCCTGCTGGATCAGATCAA ATCGTGTCAAGCAGAGCTGTCCTCCCGGCTAACCCAAGATCAGGCTGTCGGCAGAGTGCTGGACACAAAGGTGCAGCTGAGAACTGGTGAGAGCAGGCGGCCTGGTGAGCGTCCAG TGCTGGAAGGGTGGCCACCTTCCTTGAAGTCTCTGAGCTTGCCTGAGCTGTCAGCTGTCCTAGAGGAGTGTGTGGGAGAAATGG GAAAAGCTCTGCAGACTGTGATTCAAAACCTTCAGAGTCTCCAAGCCCCAGGGCAAAGTGGGCAGAGCTGGCTAGAGCCATAA
- the ANKS3 gene encoding ankyrin repeat and SAM domain-containing protein 3 isoform X2: protein MKDIHGWTALFHCTSAGHQQMVKFLLDNGANANCKEPVYGYTPLMEAAASGHEIIVQYLLNHGVKADVRDNTGATARTLAMKYGHTKIVGLIDLHAAPVPKVFCRGPGKYEELSSSDESCSAPQRQRPVRRTKGPSIHDGPQALAKITAVGIGGKKQSRYEQVPPQGYVTFSDDGSCEAGDIRNRDVTSPINEQDVESSSSREDNVFFTNNLATIRSSSSSSECLTKALGVSSEGSLESNEDSDHANSPPSRKQAKSFKIKNRYSNSDSQWTHCPGKAEGSSQHLILPEPPAYTGPQDLATFLEQIGCLKYLQVFEEQDVDLRIFLTLTESDLKEIGITLFGPKRKMTSAIARWHSNARPPSDALELAYADRLEAEMQELAIQLHKRCEEVEVMKGQVCQEQKLRAVAESCLMERDETWNAIQCQLREAQAITKDAGVLLDQIKSCQAELSSRLTQDQAVGRVLDTKVQLRTGESRRPGERPVLEGWPPSLKSLSLPELSAVLEECVGEMGKALQTVIQNLQSLQAPGQSGQSWLEP, encoded by the exons ATGAAGGATATTCATGGTTGGACTGCCTTATTTCACTGCACCAGTGCTGGACATCAACAGATGGTCAAGTTCTTGCTGGACAATGGGGCAAACGCCAACTGCAA GGAGCCAGTGTATGGATATACGCCTCTGATGGAAGCAGCTGCTTCTGGCCATGAGATAATTGTTCAGTACCTTCTCAATCAT GGAGTGAAGGCAGATGTCAGAGATAATACTGGAGCCACAGCACGGACGCTGGCTATGAAGTATGGACATACAAAGATTGTGGGGCTGATAGATTTGCACGCAGCCCCAGTGCCCAAGGTCTTCTGCAGGGGTCCAG GAAAATATGAAGAGCTGAGTTCCTCAGATGAATCGTGTTCTGCTCCCCAGAGACAGAGACCTGTTCGTAGGACCAAGGGTCCCAGCATCCACGATGGGCCCCAGGCTTTGGCTAAGATAACAGCAGTTGGAATTGGGGGAAAGAAGCAGTCTCGCTATG AGCAGGTCCCTCCTCAGGGCTATGTTACCTTCAGTGATGATGGCAGCTGTGAAGCAGGTGATATCCGGAACCGGGATGTTACCTCTCCAATTAATGAGCAAGAtgtggagagcagcagcagcagag aagaTAACGTGTTCTTCACCAACAACTTGGCAACcatcaggagcagcagcagcagcagtgaatgCCTCACCAAAGCCCTGGGAGTCAGCAGTGAAGGTTCCCTGGAGAGCAATGAG gattCTGACCATGCAAACAGTCCCCCTAGTCGGAAACAAGCCAAGAGTTTTAAGATCAAGAACCGTTACAGCAACAGTGATAGTCAGTGGACCCACTGCCCAGGGAAAGCTGAGGGCTCTAGTCAGCACCTGATCCTTCCTGAGCCCCCTGCCTATACAGGGCCCCAG GACCTGGCAACATTCCTTGAGCAGATTGGGTGCCTGAAATATCTGCAAGTGTTTGAGGAGCAAGATGTTGACCTCCGGATCTTCCTGACCCTCACAGAGAGTGATCTGAAGGAAATAGGCATCAC TCTGTTTGGACCAAAGAGGAAGATGACTTCTGCCATTGCCCGATGGCACAGCAACGCTCGGCCACCCAGTGATGCCCTGGAGCTGGCCTATGCGGACCGGCTGGAGGCTGAGATGCAGGAATTGGCCATTCAGCTGCATAAG AGGTGTGAAGAGGTGGAGGTGATGAAGGGCCAGGTGTGCCAGGAGCAGAAGCTGCGTGCAGTGGCTGAGAGCTGTTTGATGGAGCGGGATGAGACCTGGAATGCTATTCAGTGCCAGCTCAGAGAGGCTCAGGCCATCACCAAGGATGCTGGAGTCCTGCTGGATCAGATCAA ATCGTGTCAAGCAGAGCTGTCCTCCCGGCTAACCCAAGATCAGGCTGTCGGCAGAGTGCTGGACACAAAGGTGCAGCTGAGAACTGGTGAGAGCAGGCGGCCTGGTGAGCGTCCAG TGCTGGAAGGGTGGCCACCTTCCTTGAAGTCTCTGAGCTTGCCTGAGCTGTCAGCTGTCCTAGAGGAGTGTGTGGGAGAAATGG GAAAAGCTCTGCAGACTGTGATTCAAAACCTTCAGAGTCTCCAAGCCCCAGGGCAAAGTGGGCAGAGCTGGCTAGAGCCATAA